One genomic segment of Pseudomonas fortuita includes these proteins:
- the tssM gene encoding type VI secretion system membrane subunit TssM, with product MKVKQDNLLRALSLLQRQTMPVVVVAVVLGIAAGIVWLWGWGPDWRWRDQQPLADLPVRVAATVMLAVVPLLAWSVLVYRRNRSILLEQQRQQREVQDPCLVYEQAQQRSLDSSLARLLDNQRGSRQRYEVPWYLILGEENAGKSSFVSRSDQRFALTRTERGASQRVSIDPDLAFGIDWWIGDDAVLIDPPGEFISQPERPMPVAEPSRSAPVSDASSEAETTEGAQEPAARAEPTEPVGLPAGIERRLWRHMIGWLAQNRSRRPLNGVVLLVDMVKLFGQSAKQRRDLAFVLRARLTELGGELGTRLPLYVVMSKFDLLEGFEELFAKLSARDREQVQGFTFTLESVNDFDAWLEELAAAYLSYIERLGSQLMSATANVPHISRKNTYSLLKELSGAQRMLLSFLGDVLGSDRYSTPALVRGLYFSSVYQRGEVRNLLADASARAFAFTPPALSTKPQGTSVVYFAQQLLQRVVYPEAGLAGDNQKVAQHKARLLKGGAVAAGVCGLVMVSGWLYFYSVNRDKAQHVLEKSHAFTNTSTDAKGDSTGRSLLLPLNEIRDAVSLYGDYRSGWTVFTDMGLYQGKAIGPQVDQAYLNALARRFLPAIAGGLAATIKQAAPGSDAQLSALRIYRMIEERSNRRPELVEQWMAREWQRAYPGQGQLQAALMRHLTYALTYADVELPDYRQVVADAQQQLRKLPLAQRVYISLRQQAQEQLHGELDLRNEIGPAFDIVYVPLAERDHQAAVDANLALAPLLTASGFRDYFDQHSQNVADLALIDQWVLGERRSLDYSDVDRQALTERLRALYSADYIDSWRRVLNQFSVSEFTDLTHALSVLEQVTGPAAPMRRLLETVRNNTLIYPQVADSEKQSAADQQGRVQAMGIYRSFAGLSGMLDVQGDKPSFYDETLQAISAVYDYAKAVQDNPNRGKAALAVALSRFSEKEPDPIRNLQRISTGLPEPLNRHVRQLAEQTSQVLMVMALRELEQRWDAEVYSVYQERLASRYPIEPAGPDVSLKDFEAFFGPQGQLKRFQDQYLTVFLKDNLDALYSSADDGYLVRPQVMSQLKQAEAIRNAFFDNRGELNVSFGLEPVAISNGLRGSVFGLDGQLHAFADRGKEPIGMTWPGPAGESGHSRVTLVQAAGTTVSQGYHGPWSFYRLLSQGGLNARTPTSVDLSFRIAGDTARYKFHATGTNNPFTRPLFSGFALPQKLLREDAASEVAER from the coding sequence ATGAAAGTGAAACAGGACAACCTGCTGCGGGCTTTATCGCTGTTGCAGCGCCAGACAATGCCCGTAGTTGTCGTCGCCGTAGTGCTCGGTATTGCCGCCGGGATAGTTTGGCTATGGGGATGGGGGCCTGACTGGCGGTGGCGTGACCAGCAGCCTCTGGCTGATCTGCCCGTGCGCGTCGCGGCCACGGTGATGCTCGCGGTGGTGCCGCTGCTGGCCTGGAGTGTGCTGGTATACCGGCGCAACCGCTCGATCTTGCTTGAGCAGCAACGCCAACAGCGCGAAGTGCAAGATCCCTGCCTGGTGTACGAGCAAGCCCAGCAGCGCTCGCTCGATAGCAGCCTGGCTCGCTTGCTCGACAACCAGCGCGGGAGTCGGCAACGTTACGAGGTGCCGTGGTACCTCATTCTTGGTGAGGAGAATGCAGGTAAGTCGAGCTTCGTCAGCCGTTCAGATCAACGCTTTGCACTGACCCGCACCGAGCGCGGTGCAAGCCAACGCGTCAGCATCGACCCCGACTTGGCGTTCGGCATCGACTGGTGGATTGGTGATGACGCGGTGCTGATCGACCCGCCGGGCGAGTTCATCAGCCAGCCGGAACGACCGATGCCGGTTGCCGAGCCCTCAAGGTCGGCGCCAGTCAGTGATGCTAGCAGTGAAGCCGAGACCACAGAGGGTGCTCAAGAACCAGCAGCAAGGGCCGAACCTACCGAGCCTGTTGGCTTGCCCGCCGGCATTGAGCGACGATTATGGCGACACATGATCGGCTGGCTTGCGCAAAATCGTAGTCGGCGACCACTTAATGGCGTGGTCCTGCTGGTGGATATGGTCAAGCTGTTCGGGCAATCAGCCAAACAGCGACGTGACCTGGCATTCGTATTGCGGGCTCGGCTGACGGAACTGGGCGGTGAGTTGGGGACACGCTTGCCGCTGTACGTGGTGATGAGCAAATTCGACTTGCTGGAGGGCTTCGAAGAACTGTTCGCCAAGCTGTCGGCTCGTGACCGGGAACAGGTGCAAGGCTTCACGTTCACCCTGGAATCGGTGAATGACTTCGATGCCTGGCTGGAAGAGCTGGCTGCAGCCTACCTGAGCTATATCGAGCGCCTGGGCAGCCAGCTGATGAGCGCCACGGCCAACGTGCCTCATATTTCACGCAAGAACACCTACTCGCTGCTCAAAGAGCTGAGCGGTGCGCAGAGGATGTTGCTGAGTTTTCTAGGCGATGTACTGGGCAGCGATCGCTACTCCACCCCAGCCTTGGTGCGTGGCCTGTATTTTTCTTCGGTCTACCAGCGCGGGGAGGTACGCAACCTGCTCGCAGATGCATCTGCCCGCGCTTTTGCCTTTACCCCTCCTGCGCTATCGACCAAACCGCAGGGCACTTCGGTGGTGTACTTCGCGCAGCAGCTGTTGCAGCGCGTGGTGTACCCCGAGGCCGGGTTGGCCGGTGATAACCAGAAAGTCGCCCAGCATAAGGCGCGGCTGTTGAAAGGCGGAGCGGTGGCGGCTGGCGTCTGTGGGTTGGTCATGGTCAGTGGTTGGCTGTACTTCTACAGCGTCAATCGCGACAAGGCGCAGCACGTGCTGGAGAAAAGCCACGCATTCACCAACACCAGCACAGACGCCAAGGGCGATTCGACAGGCCGCAGCCTGTTGCTGCCGCTGAATGAAATTCGCGATGCAGTCAGCCTCTATGGCGACTATCGCTCAGGCTGGACCGTGTTCACGGACATGGGGTTGTACCAGGGCAAAGCCATCGGCCCGCAGGTGGATCAGGCTTACCTGAACGCCTTGGCCCGGCGCTTTCTGCCAGCGATTGCGGGTGGGCTGGCCGCGACCATCAAACAGGCCGCCCCCGGTAGCGACGCGCAACTGTCGGCTTTGCGCATTTACCGCATGATCGAGGAGCGCAGCAATCGACGACCCGAGTTGGTCGAGCAGTGGATGGCCCGTGAATGGCAGAGAGCCTACCCGGGGCAAGGCCAGCTGCAGGCCGCGTTGATGCGTCACCTGACGTACGCGCTGACCTACGCCGATGTCGAGCTGCCCGACTATCGGCAGGTCGTCGCCGATGCGCAGCAGCAGTTGCGCAAGTTGCCGCTGGCCCAGCGTGTCTACATCAGCCTGAGGCAGCAGGCTCAGGAACAACTGCATGGCGAACTGGACTTGCGTAACGAGATTGGCCCGGCTTTTGATATTGTCTATGTGCCGCTGGCCGAGCGCGATCACCAGGCGGCGGTCGATGCCAACCTGGCCTTGGCTCCGTTGTTGACCGCGAGCGGCTTCCGCGACTACTTTGACCAGCACAGCCAGAACGTGGCCGACCTGGCCCTGATCGATCAATGGGTACTGGGGGAGCGTCGCAGCCTTGACTACTCCGACGTGGATCGCCAGGCCCTGACCGAGCGCCTGCGTGCTTTGTACAGTGCTGACTACATTGACAGCTGGCGGCGGGTACTGAACCAGTTCTCGGTCAGCGAGTTTACCGACCTTACCCATGCGTTGAGTGTGCTGGAGCAGGTCACAGGCCCTGCTGCCCCGATGCGCCGATTGCTGGAAACCGTGCGCAACAACACCCTGATCTATCCGCAGGTTGCGGATAGCGAGAAACAGTCAGCGGCCGACCAGCAAGGTCGCGTCCAGGCCATGGGCATCTACCGGTCTTTCGCTGGCCTGTCCGGGATGCTCGATGTGCAGGGTGACAAGCCGTCGTTCTATGACGAGACATTGCAAGCTATTAGTGCTGTCTATGACTACGCGAAGGCGGTGCAGGACAATCCAAATCGCGGCAAGGCGGCGTTGGCGGTGGCCTTGAGTCGTTTCTCGGAAAAGGAGCCTGACCCCATCCGTAACCTGCAGCGCATTTCCACCGGGTTGCCCGAGCCTTTAAACCGGCATGTTCGCCAACTGGCGGAGCAGACCTCCCAGGTGTTGATGGTCATGGCGTTGCGGGAGCTGGAACAGCGCTGGGACGCAGAGGTGTACAGCGTCTACCAGGAGCGTCTGGCATCACGCTATCCCATCGAGCCGGCCGGGCCGGATGTCTCGCTCAAGGACTTCGAAGCCTTCTTCGGCCCGCAAGGGCAGCTCAAGCGCTTCCAGGATCAGTACCTCACGGTGTTCCTGAAGGACAACCTCGATGCACTGTACTCCAGTGCCGACGATGGGTATCTGGTTCGTCCGCAGGTCATGAGCCAGCTCAAACAGGCAGAAGCCATCCGTAACGCGTTCTTCGACAACCGCGGCGAGTTGAATGTGAGTTTCGGGCTGGAGCCGGTGGCCATCAGCAACGGGCTGCGCGGCAGCGTCTTTGGCCTGGATGGTCAGCTGCATGCGTTCGCAGATCGGGGCAAGGAGCCAATCGGCATGACGTGGCCAGGCCCTGCTGGGGAGAGCGGGCATAGCCGTGTCACCTTGGTCCAGGCAGCGGGCACGACTGTCAGCCAGGGCTATCACGGTCCCTGGTCGTTCTACCGCTTGCTCAGCCAGGGTGGCTTGAACGCCCGAACACCCACCAGCGTGGACCTGAGCTTCAGAATCGCCGGCGATACAGCGCGCTATAAGTTTCATGCCACGGGCACGAACAATCCCTTCACGCGGCCGCTTTTCTCAGGCTTCGCCCTGCCGCAAAAGCTACTGCGGGAAGACGCTGCCAGTGAAGTGGCTGAGCGGTAG
- the tssK gene encoding type VI secretion system baseplate subunit TssK encodes MSSRNAVLWKEGLFVKPQHFQQMAYAAESALQQRVSSLNDAFYGFSELELNAEYLSFGKIAITRARGVMPDGTVFDIPGDMPAPAPLEIPPGVANKVVFLALPLHATGAAQVRWPDNDVDGRFIAKGVPVMDNHGGSGDSTILDVAVPNLQIKLQDDDNSAYSCLAMTKVLDKRPDGSVLLDQRCYPTSLSLKAAPALLGFLEEASQLMRERARNLAERICSPGQSGIADVTDFALLQALNRLHPYFHHLARRRNVHPEQLHIALEQACGELATFTDDGRLPLEYPAYQHDDLAGSFHMLEQTLRRSLSTILQPRAVSLPIQEQQYGVLTATLHERKLLEAATFILAVRAELPVEELRKKFQQQGKVTSIEQLPQFIQLQMPGVPLIPQLVTPRYLPHHSGFVYFELDRQHESWQQFKNASGFGFHIAGQFPSLEMQFWAIRPD; translated from the coding sequence ATGAGCTCCCGCAACGCCGTCCTGTGGAAGGAAGGCCTGTTCGTCAAACCCCAACATTTTCAACAAATGGCCTACGCCGCCGAATCGGCACTGCAACAGCGTGTCTCCAGTTTGAACGATGCGTTCTATGGGTTCAGCGAGCTGGAACTGAACGCCGAATACCTGAGCTTTGGAAAGATTGCGATCACCCGTGCCCGTGGCGTTATGCCCGATGGGACGGTCTTCGACATTCCTGGTGACATGCCTGCGCCTGCACCGCTGGAGATCCCGCCTGGAGTGGCGAACAAGGTCGTGTTCCTTGCCCTGCCCTTGCATGCAACCGGGGCAGCGCAGGTACGCTGGCCCGACAATGACGTGGACGGCCGGTTCATTGCCAAGGGTGTGCCAGTCATGGATAACCACGGTGGCAGTGGCGACTCGACGATACTCGATGTCGCCGTTCCGAACCTGCAGATCAAGCTTCAGGACGATGACAACAGCGCCTACAGCTGCCTGGCCATGACCAAGGTGCTGGACAAACGCCCCGACGGCAGCGTGCTACTCGATCAGCGCTGCTACCCCACCAGCCTCTCACTCAAGGCCGCGCCCGCTCTGTTGGGTTTCCTGGAAGAAGCGTCACAGCTGATGCGTGAACGTGCGCGCAACCTCGCAGAGCGGATTTGTTCACCGGGGCAGTCCGGTATTGCAGATGTCACTGACTTCGCGTTGTTGCAGGCGCTGAATCGGCTGCATCCGTATTTCCATCACCTGGCACGCCGCCGCAACGTGCACCCCGAGCAATTACACATTGCCCTGGAGCAAGCCTGTGGTGAGCTGGCGACCTTCACCGACGATGGCAGGCTGCCGCTGGAATACCCTGCCTACCAACACGATGACCTGGCTGGCTCATTCCATATGCTGGAGCAAACCCTGCGCCGATCGCTGAGCACCATCCTGCAACCACGTGCCGTGTCGCTGCCGATTCAGGAGCAACAGTACGGCGTCCTGACCGCAACCCTGCACGAGCGCAAACTGCTGGAGGCTGCGACCTTCATCCTGGCGGTGCGGGCCGAACTGCCGGTCGAGGAACTGCGCAAGAAGTTCCAGCAGCAAGGCAAGGTCACGTCCATCGAGCAACTACCACAGTTCATCCAACTACAGATGCCCGGCGTACCGCTTATCCCGCAACTGGTCACACCCCGCTACCTGCCCCATCACTCCGGCTTCGTCTACTTCGAGCTCGACCGGCAGCATGAAAGCTGGCAGCAGTTCAAGAACGCCAGCGGCTTCGGTTTTCATATTGCCGGGCAATTCCCGAGCCTGGAAATGCAGTTCTGGGCGATCAGGCCGGACTGA
- the tssJ gene encoding type VI secretion system lipoprotein TssJ, whose translation MNRFIGWLLVCLAFSGCTSISKIYQVLADPTLPIGGPNQDISHLGLSLYAVDLPAPLPATQVVAKAQTASPAPSGQLSASLDATDAQGLTEKLGSLAEQLQQNYPASVEGERAINEATAPTPLGGYTATAPGLPLETSQRPQRQPPSSIAFKVLQLRDDSLLLDATYDQVDEDLEKALGTTLISVDDYRLMPGHFKFIEHEALNERTRYIAVIARLADGPQGNWKDTIRIQPRGYNHTVHVHFENNGVELRHDSELRRAP comes from the coding sequence ATGAACAGGTTCATCGGTTGGCTGCTCGTCTGCCTGGCATTCAGTGGATGCACATCGATCAGCAAGATTTACCAAGTACTGGCGGACCCGACGCTACCTATCGGCGGCCCCAATCAGGACATCAGCCATCTGGGCCTGAGCCTATATGCCGTAGACCTGCCAGCGCCCTTGCCGGCAACACAGGTTGTCGCAAAAGCCCAAACTGCATCGCCAGCCCCTTCAGGGCAGCTCTCGGCAAGCTTGGATGCCACAGATGCACAAGGACTGACTGAGAAGCTGGGTTCACTGGCCGAACAGTTGCAGCAGAACTACCCCGCGTCCGTCGAGGGTGAGCGGGCCATCAACGAGGCGACGGCGCCTACACCCCTGGGTGGCTACACGGCAACTGCGCCCGGCCTGCCCTTGGAGACTAGCCAACGGCCACAGCGGCAACCCCCATCCTCCATCGCCTTCAAAGTCCTGCAACTCAGGGATGACTCGCTGTTGCTGGATGCCACTTATGACCAAGTTGATGAAGATCTGGAAAAAGCCCTGGGTACCACGTTGATCAGCGTCGACGACTACCGCTTGATGCCAGGCCATTTCAAGTTCATCGAACATGAAGCGCTCAACGAACGCACTCGCTACATCGCGGTCATCGCTCGATTGGCCGATGGTCCCCAAGGAAACTGGAAAGACACCATTCGCATCCAGCCGCGCGGTTACAACCATACGGTACATGTTCACTTCGAAAACAACGGCGTTGAGCTTCGGCACGACAGCGAATTACGCCGTGCCCCATAA
- a CDS encoding FHA domain-containing protein, with translation MSTQVLLPSITLTVLNPQRLLHGSEPLHRFDRAGGTIGSQGTWQLHDREARILPVHCEIIWHEGHFCLIDHSGNSFMNGSDTVLLPGTRIRLRHNDRLQIGDYYIAIRLLSVDEQAPGQSGAHNPLSPFESPPAMCPLQALGALVTQTASVHHASAPEAEDERDPLAYLDKAAHARIDPAIAEIFGEEVR, from the coding sequence ATGAGTACACAGGTTTTGTTACCCAGCATCACCCTCACCGTCCTCAATCCGCAAAGGTTGTTACATGGCAGCGAGCCGTTGCATCGGTTTGATCGTGCTGGCGGCACCATCGGCAGTCAAGGCACTTGGCAACTGCATGATCGCGAGGCGCGTATCCTGCCAGTGCACTGCGAGATCATTTGGCATGAAGGGCACTTCTGCCTCATCGACCACAGCGGCAACAGCTTCATGAATGGCAGTGACACCGTGCTGCTACCAGGCACGCGCATTCGCCTCAGGCACAATGACAGGCTGCAGATCGGTGACTACTACATTGCCATACGCCTGCTCAGCGTGGACGAGCAGGCGCCAGGGCAGTCAGGCGCACATAACCCGCTTTCGCCATTCGAAAGCCCGCCAGCGATGTGCCCACTTCAGGCTCTCGGCGCTCTGGTTACCCAAACAGCGAGCGTTCATCACGCCTCGGCGCCTGAGGCAGAAGATGAGCGCGATCCGCTGGCCTATCTCGACAAGGCCGCACACGCCCGGATTGACCCGGCGATCGCTGAAATCTTCGGCGAGGAGGTGCGATGA
- the tssG gene encoding type VI secretion system baseplate subunit TssG, translating into MDDESDKQHVRRAADIVLNEAYQYSYFQLLELLHQLHGDDLEQRPPSRETRRRLRLNVTPRLAFPVADVLRADRIADDRYRIQATFLGLHGTDSPLPSYYLDDIAYEHAQGIGLRPAFLDFFNHRLHTLLHQGWRKYRYYRRFQPGATDGFSRYIFAMIGLEDAALRGATPLPWSRLLSFVGMIASRSRSPSMVAGMIAHCFDLQQVSIREFEKRSVSIPQSQRNGLGMRNCALNDNFLVGSSTESRSSKFTIVIAGLDQQQFRAFLPSGDNYHRLARLVDFLLRDVGAYDLELRMRAEEAPPFSLRAEHGTHLGWTSFIADRKDPTPPPIRITVRA; encoded by the coding sequence ATGGACGATGAATCAGACAAACAGCACGTTCGTCGTGCGGCGGACATTGTGTTGAATGAGGCCTATCAATACTCGTACTTCCAGCTGCTGGAACTGCTGCATCAACTGCACGGCGATGACCTTGAGCAGCGACCGCCCTCTCGTGAAACGCGCCGGCGATTGCGCTTGAACGTAACCCCACGTCTCGCGTTCCCTGTCGCCGATGTGCTGCGTGCGGACCGCATAGCCGATGACCGCTACCGCATTCAGGCCACGTTCCTTGGTCTGCATGGCACCGATTCCCCCCTGCCTAGCTATTACCTTGACGATATTGCTTACGAGCACGCACAGGGCATTGGTCTGCGCCCAGCATTCCTCGACTTCTTCAACCATCGCCTGCATACCCTGCTGCATCAGGGCTGGCGCAAGTACCGCTACTACCGGCGGTTCCAGCCGGGTGCGACAGACGGTTTTTCCCGTTACATCTTCGCCATGATCGGCCTGGAGGATGCAGCGCTGCGTGGCGCCACCCCGCTGCCCTGGAGCCGGTTGCTCAGCTTTGTCGGCATGATCGCCAGCCGCAGCCGCTCACCCAGCATGGTGGCCGGGATGATCGCGCACTGTTTCGACCTGCAGCAGGTCAGCATCCGCGAGTTCGAGAAACGCAGCGTGTCGATTCCACAGTCTCAACGTAATGGCCTGGGCATGCGCAACTGCGCGCTCAACGACAACTTCCTGGTAGGCAGCAGCACCGAGTCACGCAGCAGCAAATTCACCATTGTGATCGCGGGCCTGGACCAGCAGCAGTTCCGCGCATTTCTCCCCAGTGGCGACAACTACCATCGCCTGGCCCGGCTGGTGGATTTTCTGCTTCGCGATGTCGGGGCATACGATCTTGAATTGCGCATGCGCGCCGAGGAAGCACCGCCCTTCAGCCTCAGAGCCGAGCATGGCACCCACCTGGGCTGGACCAGCTTCATTGCCGACCGCAAAGACCCCACACCTCCCCCTATTCGCATCACGGTACGTGCATGA
- a CDS encoding fimbrial protein, translated as MNASFIRRAILPLALTSLFASSNALALCYWKDAPSGELLYDIHLEPLFVPRDAPVGTVIRTASQMRTPNATGDILLCSVPVAGEYAEVNLLNSMKLFPGPLPVIPGIETDRVLETNIPGIGIHVGLGQQYAGGNQTRWIPLTPVSIPYKGYQDQPAGLPITTNYLDTLITVIKTGDIDSGPQYFLGEEIFTGNYTDVGRVLRANLHGTVTQAECSLRADVVSDTSVDLGEHKLETFNDEGSGTSPRPFHINLTKCTGGKAGVYVKLEVAKGATVIDADKGLFSLTPDPNSASGIGVQVLRADGETPAALGQELEMAQISPDPDDIRIDFSARYVKVAPVVTSGDAKSALSFTIYYK; from the coding sequence ATGAACGCTTCATTCATCCGCCGCGCGATCCTGCCCCTGGCGTTGACAAGCCTGTTCGCCAGCAGCAACGCGCTTGCCCTCTGCTACTGGAAAGACGCTCCGAGCGGCGAACTGCTGTACGACATTCATCTGGAGCCCCTCTTTGTACCGCGCGATGCACCGGTCGGTACGGTCATCCGCACCGCCAGCCAGATGAGGACGCCGAACGCCACCGGCGACATCCTCCTCTGCTCGGTGCCGGTGGCGGGCGAATATGCCGAAGTCAACCTGCTCAACTCCATGAAGCTCTTCCCGGGGCCTCTGCCCGTTATCCCGGGAATTGAAACCGATCGGGTGCTCGAAACCAACATCCCGGGCATCGGCATACACGTGGGACTCGGACAACAGTACGCTGGTGGAAACCAGACTCGCTGGATACCGCTGACCCCAGTTTCCATTCCCTACAAGGGGTACCAGGACCAGCCGGCAGGGCTGCCGATTACCACAAACTACCTGGACACCCTCATCACGGTCATCAAGACAGGCGACATAGATTCGGGGCCGCAGTACTTTCTCGGAGAGGAGATTTTCACCGGCAATTACACAGACGTGGGCAGGGTGCTGAGGGCCAATTTGCACGGGACAGTGACCCAGGCCGAATGCTCATTGCGAGCCGACGTGGTCAGCGACACCTCGGTAGACCTCGGCGAACACAAGCTGGAAACCTTCAACGACGAAGGTTCGGGCACCAGCCCGAGGCCATTCCATATCAACCTGACCAAGTGCACCGGGGGCAAGGCAGGGGTTTACGTCAAGTTGGAGGTGGCCAAGGGCGCAACCGTGATCGATGCCGACAAGGGCCTGTTCAGCCTGACACCCGACCCTAACAGCGCGTCCGGGATTGGCGTACAAGTGCTTCGAGCCGACGGCGAGACACCCGCCGCACTTGGCCAGGAACTGGAAATGGCCCAGATTTCCCCCGACCCCGACGACATACGCATCGACTTCAGCGCCCGCTACGTAAAGGTGGCACCCGTGGTCACGAGCGGGGACGCCAAGAGCGCACTCAGTTTCACGATCTATTACAAGTAA